A portion of the Leptospira broomii serovar Hurstbridge str. 5399 genome contains these proteins:
- a CDS encoding undecaprenyl-diphosphate phosphatase translates to MESFLNALIRSIIEAVTEFLPVSSTGHLFLFSSFFPFSEGGEFDDLFDIFIQSGAILSVIVLYHDRFLRHGQLSVNYLLGKEKNPEGILFVSQILVGCIPILVAGFLFKGKLDVIKARSDLLLILGSAWISGGILILLSEIWFRKSSQIHNPEPVRLKDAILIGIFQCAALIPGVSRSAATIVTARFLKKDARHSAEFSFFLAVPVLLSAGAYKLYKYRHILNGDTLPILAFGFLASFLLCILVIRWFLKYLQSHSFDAFGIYRIILGLAVLIFYKLN, encoded by the coding sequence TTGGAATCTTTCCTCAACGCATTAATCCGTAGCATAATCGAAGCCGTTACGGAGTTCTTACCGGTGTCCTCTACCGGACACCTATTCCTTTTCTCCTCCTTCTTTCCGTTTTCGGAAGGTGGAGAATTTGACGACCTGTTTGATATCTTTATTCAGAGCGGAGCTATTTTATCCGTAATCGTTCTGTACCACGATCGCTTTCTACGGCACGGACAACTAAGCGTTAACTATCTACTCGGTAAGGAGAAAAATCCGGAAGGAATTCTCTTTGTAAGTCAGATTCTTGTAGGCTGTATTCCGATCTTAGTCGCCGGATTTCTTTTCAAGGGGAAATTGGACGTTATTAAAGCGAGATCGGATCTTCTGCTTATTCTCGGATCTGCCTGGATTTCTGGAGGCATCTTGATTCTGCTTTCCGAGATTTGGTTCCGTAAAAGTTCTCAAATTCATAACCCAGAGCCGGTTCGCCTCAAAGACGCCATTTTGATCGGTATTTTTCAATGCGCTGCTTTGATACCAGGAGTTTCTCGTTCGGCGGCAACGATAGTAACCGCTAGGTTTTTAAAGAAGGATGCCCGACATTCCGCCGAATTTTCGTTTTTCTTAGCTGTCCCGGTTCTATTAAGCGCCGGTGCGTATAAGTTGTACAAATATCGCCATATTCTGAACGGAGATACGTTGCCCATTCTTGCTTTCGGATTTTTAGCTTCTTTTCTACTTTGCATATTGGTTATTCGCTGGTTTCTAAAATATTTACAATCCCATTCCTTCGATGCCTTCGGGATTTACCGGATTATTCTGGGTTTGGCAGTTCTCATATTCTATAAATTAAATTGA
- the gatC gene encoding Asp-tRNA(Asn)/Glu-tRNA(Gln) amidotransferase subunit GatC: MNLNEESLKKIADLARLKIRSEEVAPFLQDFNKILNYVDTIKELDVSSVTEDELYPNSGNSVRKDKAEDGLTRQEIEVFAPSFQNGYFVVPKVIET; encoded by the coding sequence GTGAATTTGAACGAAGAATCCTTAAAAAAAATCGCCGACCTGGCTAGACTGAAAATACGTTCCGAAGAAGTCGCACCGTTTCTCCAAGATTTTAATAAAATACTAAATTATGTAGATACGATAAAGGAACTCGACGTGAGTTCCGTCACGGAGGACGAATTATATCCGAATTCGGGAAATTCGGTTCGTAAGGATAAAGCTGAGGATGGATTGACTCGTCAGGAAATCGAGGTATTTGCTCCGAGCTTTCAAAACGGATATTTTGTAGTTCCTAAGGTGATTGAAACATGA
- a CDS encoding lipoprotein LipL31, translating into MKRTLSSINLLFILTMIPGCGDGTQVIESIDGTKITVGGFESAYETAIDTLSRTQNIEKKNIIDFITKDAAEVPEQMRPLRDEFQKKTFFERYRQMLMIKLVADKSGFTKRADIKEILKFQEMQLISNLYIAEQVESKIKISEEEAQTECAELRKRNAEVNSLPIDRCLLLARAQIKSRRSMEVYPKVLERVKEGVTIKHNEKFDLENYLSKNIVFPEAAKTENKEPSEAK; encoded by the coding sequence ATGAAACGGACACTATCTTCCATTAACTTACTCTTTATTTTAACCATGATTCCCGGTTGCGGGGACGGAACCCAAGTGATCGAGTCCATAGACGGGACCAAGATCACTGTCGGCGGCTTTGAAAGCGCTTACGAAACTGCTATTGATACTCTGAGTCGTACGCAGAACATAGAAAAAAAGAATATTATCGACTTTATTACAAAAGATGCGGCCGAAGTTCCGGAACAAATGCGTCCTTTGCGCGACGAGTTCCAGAAGAAAACATTTTTTGAACGCTATCGCCAGATGCTTATGATCAAACTGGTCGCCGATAAGAGCGGTTTTACTAAGCGTGCTGATATTAAGGAAATTCTAAAGTTCCAAGAGATGCAATTGATCTCAAACTTATACATCGCGGAACAGGTCGAATCTAAGATAAAAATATCCGAAGAGGAAGCTCAGACCGAATGCGCAGAGTTACGTAAGCGTAACGCCGAAGTGAACAGCCTTCCGATTGATCGCTGTCTACTTTTAGCTAGAGCGCAAATTAAGAGTCGCCGTTCTATGGAAGTATATCCTAAAGTTTTAGAAAGAGTGAAAGAAGGAGTTACGATCAAACATAACGAAAAGTTTGATTTGGAAAACTACTTAAGCAAAAATATCGTATTCCCGGAAGCTGCTAAAACGGAGAATAAAGAGCCCTCCGAAGCTAAGTAA
- a CDS encoding LPS-assembly protein LptD, whose translation MGMRLWIRTFVLLLFLPMVTWAQGVDTSRLPQASDSTASGEDDSSKSVIKTRNKLLSKSIESLTEREVDEQLENLGLSREGSIYTKRQRLKASLEEKDMNAPENLQIPQGPKKEPPMVIENAAEGELLRVDKTKNGVLVLRGRVRIKLRSGRLEAETISVDSDRQEIYAEGGIRYDDGRAKVEGDKFIYDYKLDKGVVYRTKGTLAPAYFFGEKFKKLDDKRYMLEMGYFTACNAEKPHYSFEVNKVVIYEDRTAFSTNVKLKIGGTTVFWLPAFYTNNLGNGWMTQMGKNNTQGLFMQNSYQWSTIPTWVLAPMGYKLRADFYEKTGQAVQLEMWKQSGALNYLIDVGYANHKDYQITSGFQDRFNISTTAVTNEVDRGTNWAGYPDVGKKSEPWLKGRIFLNSKMNNTEKDVTRNFSIQYENFTNRLFEYEYGNRYQPSNSLQSLYTYRDVRFGYVRNNLEWKADYTENRGDLSVNVNMKRNMLFYNLAPQTKSAYFPTVDVLPSVTIKNNSEIGRLPYFETPVYWDTYLTSTLLRFYGAPVRQNLKIPTPDGNYQDPNGDYKENLLRTQTFIQGETGFRTSMNFGSYVSLAPNVYYGAKKQSAALPSNSQTSQTTFTALERSLARDSYQYIRTNTNLRVGAPVFFFNTTYRKLEAEKPDLQDPVLMRNRQHELELSLESYALENFEISLKTVRDLRNFSSGYQPQPTSQERWYYTVFRFAGYFDFLEGVSRRKRSLLERKRSFYTGLFFNNDFVYHTPLHRPLSNNLTVSYKLGGFRLPFLRYIREFEAGGTWYHVYYAEMIDSYRFFIKANIDITRELGFEAELDSRVTEPWRYTNQTDNYYYQRYIVSQDPTAPFTSMNMNSTSIAQDLVNGTGINGTQAQRNTALNINRVMGVLKYNLHTMNFKLGVSSDLRSVPGGTNAASQVTFYDQSIFFSISLTDLTIGTEDTSQLTRMRIYRFRKRPLRAGYLDGVDSE comes from the coding sequence ATTGGAATGCGCCTCTGGATCCGCACCTTTGTTCTGTTGCTTTTTCTACCCATGGTTACCTGGGCCCAGGGAGTGGACACGTCGCGCCTACCTCAAGCGTCTGATTCCACCGCATCGGGCGAAGATGATTCCTCCAAATCAGTAATTAAAACGCGTAATAAGCTCTTATCTAAATCTATCGAGTCCTTAACGGAACGTGAAGTCGACGAACAGCTGGAGAATCTTGGTTTATCGCGAGAAGGCTCCATCTATACCAAAAGACAGCGACTCAAGGCTTCTCTGGAAGAGAAGGATATGAACGCCCCCGAGAACCTACAGATTCCCCAAGGTCCTAAGAAAGAACCTCCGATGGTTATTGAGAACGCCGCCGAAGGCGAATTGCTTAGGGTTGATAAAACTAAGAACGGAGTTCTCGTTTTGAGAGGACGGGTTCGGATTAAACTTCGAAGCGGTCGTCTTGAAGCGGAGACTATTTCGGTAGATTCCGATCGCCAGGAGATATATGCGGAGGGTGGAATTCGGTACGACGATGGTCGGGCGAAAGTCGAGGGCGATAAGTTTATCTACGACTATAAGTTGGATAAAGGCGTCGTCTATCGAACGAAAGGAACTCTTGCACCGGCATACTTCTTTGGGGAAAAGTTCAAGAAGTTAGACGACAAGCGATACATGCTCGAGATGGGGTACTTCACCGCCTGCAATGCGGAAAAGCCACACTATTCTTTTGAAGTTAACAAAGTCGTTATCTACGAAGATAGAACCGCTTTCTCAACGAACGTCAAACTTAAGATAGGCGGCACGACCGTTTTTTGGCTTCCTGCTTTCTATACGAATAATTTAGGCAACGGCTGGATGACCCAAATGGGAAAGAATAATACCCAGGGTCTGTTTATGCAGAACTCCTATCAATGGTCCACGATACCTACCTGGGTTTTGGCGCCGATGGGTTATAAACTTCGTGCGGATTTTTACGAAAAGACCGGCCAAGCGGTTCAATTGGAAATGTGGAAGCAGAGCGGCGCTTTAAACTATTTAATAGACGTCGGTTACGCGAATCACAAGGACTATCAAATCACTTCGGGATTTCAAGATCGCTTTAATATAAGCACGACCGCCGTTACTAACGAGGTGGATAGAGGAACGAACTGGGCAGGGTATCCCGACGTAGGAAAGAAAAGCGAACCTTGGTTAAAAGGTAGAATTTTCCTGAATTCTAAAATGAATAATACGGAGAAGGACGTAACGAGAAATTTTTCCATTCAATATGAGAATTTTACGAATCGCTTATTCGAATACGAATATGGAAACCGATACCAACCTAGCAATAGTTTACAATCGTTATATACGTATCGCGACGTTCGATTCGGATATGTTCGAAACAACTTAGAATGGAAGGCCGATTACACCGAAAATCGCGGGGACTTGTCCGTAAACGTGAATATGAAGAGGAATATGCTCTTCTATAACCTGGCTCCCCAAACTAAATCCGCATATTTTCCGACTGTGGACGTCCTACCTTCCGTTACGATTAAGAATAACTCGGAGATAGGAAGGCTTCCTTATTTCGAGACGCCCGTTTATTGGGATACATATTTAACAAGCACCTTACTTCGCTTTTACGGCGCTCCGGTTCGACAAAATCTGAAGATCCCGACTCCCGACGGAAATTATCAAGACCCTAACGGAGACTATAAGGAGAATCTTTTAAGGACCCAAACTTTCATTCAGGGAGAAACCGGTTTTCGAACTTCGATGAATTTCGGAAGTTACGTTTCTTTGGCGCCGAATGTTTATTACGGAGCAAAAAAACAATCCGCAGCGTTACCATCCAATAGCCAAACTTCGCAGACGACATTTACCGCATTAGAGAGAAGCTTAGCCCGCGATAGTTACCAGTACATTCGAACGAATACTAATTTACGTGTAGGAGCTCCGGTATTCTTTTTCAATACGACCTATCGTAAATTGGAAGCTGAAAAGCCTGATTTGCAGGACCCGGTATTGATGAGGAATCGCCAGCACGAGCTCGAACTTTCTTTGGAAAGCTATGCATTGGAAAATTTCGAAATCTCTCTTAAGACCGTACGGGATCTTCGTAATTTTTCCTCAGGATATCAACCTCAACCGACGAGTCAGGAAAGATGGTATTATACGGTATTCCGTTTTGCCGGTTACTTTGATTTCTTAGAAGGGGTTAGTCGCCGTAAACGGAGTTTGCTGGAGAGAAAAAGGAGTTTTTACACCGGACTTTTCTTTAATAATGACTTCGTTTATCATACACCGTTGCATCGGCCTCTTTCGAATAACCTGACCGTCTCTTATAAATTAGGCGGATTTCGTCTTCCGTTTTTGCGCTATATCCGGGAATTTGAAGCTGGCGGTACCTGGTACCATGTATATTATGCGGAGATGATCGACAGTTATCGATTCTTTATAAAGGCCAATATAGACATTACCAGGGAATTGGGGTTCGAAGCAGAGTTAGATTCCCGAGTAACGGAACCTTGGAGATACACGAATCAAACCGATAACTACTATTACCAACGATATATAGTCAGTCAGGATCCTACGGCTCCGTTTACCTCAATGAATATGAATTCTACAAGTATCGCTCAGGATTTAGTTAATGGCACGGGAATCAACGGAACCCAAGCTCAAAGAAATACCGCTCTGAATATAAATCGAGTAATGGGAGTACTGAAATATAATTTGCATACGATGAATTTCAAACTCGGCGTAAGTAGTGATTTGCGTTCGGTTCCGGGAGGAACTAACGCCGCCAGCCAAGTCACTTTTTACGATCAATCCATCTTCTTTTCCATTTCTTTGACGGACCTAACGATCGGTACGGAGGATACGTCTCAATTGACGAGAATGCGAATTTACAGGTTCAGAAAACGACCATTGAGAGCCGGTTATTTGGACGGGGTCGATTCGGAGTAA
- a CDS encoding undecaprenyl-phosphate glucose phosphotransferase, whose amino-acid sequence MLKERSQTFKLLFVFLDVIFSLGSCLFAFILRFYILDPTGSDRAYVETESYIILSLLLSLSQVLVYLSIDLYHPRRGLSFADEFLTIFGGVFLNLLLVLSLLFFFRGDLGSERFSRYFVLAFAVTNIFSTSFLHFITRQLLRYLRRKGYNLRRVLVIGVRETAARFADSVFRHQIYGYQIIGYVSSGNIKPIRKEMKILGKAEKIEKVLLEVKPDLVVYALNNDEGEFLHDVLDACDTEGIDLKVIPGFQEFIKAKGRVDEMDGLPVISIRNIPIRLGYNRFIKRSFDILFSLTFIALFSPFYLLLAVLIKLTSKGPVFYFQDRVGLDNKSFKMIKFRSMVVQEKGQSETTWTVQNDPRVTKIGRIMRKTSLDETPQFFNVLLGDMSVVGPRPERPHFVEKFKSDHRHYMRRHAVKAGITGLAQVKGLRGDTSIDERIAADIYYIENWSLWLDIKIILLTPFKGVMDKNAY is encoded by the coding sequence ATGTTGAAAGAAAGAAGTCAAACCTTCAAATTATTGTTCGTTTTTTTGGACGTAATTTTCTCCCTAGGGAGCTGTCTTTTCGCGTTCATTCTTCGATTTTACATTTTAGATCCGACCGGATCCGACCGCGCGTACGTCGAAACGGAAAGCTATATTATACTTTCATTACTTCTTTCGCTTTCACAGGTCTTGGTTTATCTTTCCATAGATTTATATCATCCTCGTAGGGGTCTTTCCTTTGCGGACGAGTTCCTGACGATCTTTGGCGGAGTCTTCCTGAATCTACTTTTGGTTCTCTCACTTCTCTTCTTTTTCAGGGGAGATTTGGGAAGCGAACGGTTTTCCCGATATTTCGTTTTAGCATTCGCCGTAACGAATATTTTTTCCACTAGCTTTCTACATTTCATTACGAGGCAATTACTAAGATATCTGCGTCGTAAAGGTTATAATCTTAGAAGGGTTCTAGTAATCGGGGTTCGCGAGACTGCGGCAAGATTTGCGGATTCGGTTTTTCGCCATCAGATATACGGTTATCAAATCATCGGGTATGTCTCATCCGGGAATATCAAACCGATTCGTAAGGAAATGAAGATATTAGGAAAGGCGGAGAAGATTGAAAAAGTCCTTCTTGAAGTTAAGCCTGACTTAGTGGTTTACGCTTTGAATAACGACGAGGGAGAGTTTTTACACGACGTTCTGGACGCCTGCGATACCGAGGGTATCGACTTAAAAGTAATTCCCGGGTTTCAAGAATTCATAAAAGCAAAAGGTAGAGTAGATGAGATGGACGGTTTACCCGTTATCTCGATTCGTAATATTCCGATTCGGCTGGGCTATAATAGGTTTATTAAGCGAAGTTTTGATATTCTTTTTTCCTTAACGTTTATCGCCTTATTTTCTCCGTTTTATCTTTTACTGGCGGTCTTAATCAAGCTGACTTCGAAAGGACCTGTTTTTTATTTCCAGGATAGAGTCGGTTTGGATAATAAAAGCTTCAAAATGATTAAGTTTCGAAGTATGGTCGTTCAGGAAAAAGGGCAGTCGGAAACTACTTGGACCGTTCAGAACGATCCGAGAGTCACAAAAATCGGTCGAATTATGAGAAAGACCTCCCTTGACGAAACCCCTCAGTTTTTTAACGTGCTCTTAGGAGATATGTCAGTTGTCGGGCCTCGTCCTGAACGACCTCATTTCGTGGAGAAGTTCAAAAGCGACCACCGACATTATATGCGTAGGCATGCCGTAAAAGCGGGGATTACCGGATTAGCGCAGGTAAAGGGCCTAAGAGGTGATACTTCGATAGATGAAAGAATAGCTGCCGATATCTACTACATAGAAAACTGGTCCCTATGGCTGGACATAAAGATCATTCTACTTACTCCTTTTAAAGGGGTAATGGATAAAAACGCCTACTAA
- the gatA gene encoding Asp-tRNA(Asn)/Glu-tRNA(Gln) amidotransferase subunit GatA, which yields MNSLWKLTYSEIKKGLNAGEFTPSELAKALLERIESTDSKIKAFLSLEKEFILNAAAESTERRKNGKALSEFDGIPIGIKDNICVKDMLTTCASKILENYRSPFNATAVDRLLKKGFVLFPRTNMDEFAMGSSTENSAFQVTTNPFDTTRIPGGSSGGSAAAVAASMVPVSLGSDTGGSIRQPASLCGIYGLKPTYGTVSRYGLVAYASSLDQIGPLSKDLEGVIDVYSVISGEDVRDSSSRKIPSFDASVVESLNLSGLKVGTMKMTSEIDSEVANAYKEVLGELKSKGAELIELDFSKLAYAIPIYYIIATAECSSNLSRFDGIRFGARKDPSGKLEDLYVASRSEGFGKEVKRRILLGTFSLSAGYYDAYYGRAQKARVLIRKEYEYYFSKVDLILQPTSPTTAFKVGEKTSDPIQMYKADILTTSVNLAGVPALSLPIGTDTKGLPIGLQVTGPALGEDKIFGFVQALSSWENLKISLPEDIR from the coding sequence ATGAACTCTCTTTGGAAATTGACGTATAGTGAAATAAAGAAAGGTTTGAATGCGGGCGAGTTTACTCCTTCAGAACTTGCAAAAGCACTTTTGGAAAGAATCGAATCCACTGATTCGAAAATAAAAGCCTTCTTATCGCTTGAAAAAGAATTTATTCTGAACGCTGCCGCAGAGAGCACGGAGCGTAGGAAGAACGGAAAAGCCTTATCTGAGTTCGACGGGATTCCGATCGGAATAAAGGATAATATATGCGTTAAGGACATGTTGACCACATGTGCCTCTAAGATTTTGGAAAATTATCGTTCTCCTTTTAATGCTACCGCTGTCGACCGCCTTTTGAAAAAAGGATTTGTTCTATTTCCTAGAACTAATATGGATGAATTTGCGATGGGCTCGTCCACCGAAAACTCCGCATTTCAGGTTACTACGAATCCGTTCGATACGACTAGAATTCCCGGCGGGTCCTCCGGCGGTTCCGCAGCGGCAGTGGCAGCCTCGATGGTGCCAGTCTCCTTAGGTTCCGATACGGGAGGTTCCATTCGTCAGCCGGCTTCATTATGCGGAATTTATGGATTGAAACCGACTTACGGAACTGTCTCTCGTTACGGACTCGTTGCTTACGCTTCCAGCCTGGATCAAATCGGCCCTCTTTCTAAAGATCTTGAAGGAGTCATCGACGTCTATTCGGTCATATCGGGTGAGGACGTTAGAGATTCAAGTTCTAGAAAGATTCCTAGCTTCGACGCCTCCGTCGTAGAATCTCTAAATCTATCCGGCTTGAAGGTCGGAACCATGAAGATGACTTCGGAAATCGATTCGGAAGTAGCGAATGCCTACAAAGAAGTTCTTGGAGAATTGAAATCCAAGGGAGCGGAACTGATTGAATTAGATTTTTCTAAATTAGCATACGCAATTCCGATTTATTATATTATTGCGACCGCCGAGTGTTCATCCAATTTATCCCGCTTTGACGGGATTCGCTTCGGAGCAAGAAAAGATCCTAGCGGAAAACTGGAGGATTTGTACGTGGCCAGTAGAAGCGAGGGTTTCGGTAAGGAAGTAAAAAGGCGGATTCTGCTCGGGACATTCTCTCTTTCAGCCGGTTATTACGACGCCTATTATGGCCGGGCTCAAAAAGCGAGGGTTTTGATTCGAAAAGAATACGAATATTATTTTTCTAAAGTGGATTTGATTCTGCAGCCGACTTCCCCGACGACCGCGTTTAAAGTCGGTGAAAAGACTTCCGATCCGATACAGATGTACAAAGCCGATATATTAACAACCTCCGTTAATTTAGCCGGAGTTCCCGCTTTATCGTTACCGATCGGAACGGATACCAAGGGGTTACCGATCGGACTCCAGGTAACGGGACCGGCCTTGGGGGAAGACAAAATTTTCGGTTTTGTACAAGCCCTTTCAAGCTGGGAAAATCTGAAAATTTCGCTTCCGGAAGATATTCGATGA